The Periplaneta americana isolate PAMFEO1 chromosome 16, P.americana_PAMFEO1_priV1, whole genome shotgun sequence genome segment ttcttcttcttcttctcttcttcttctgagACTACATTAagcttttttactttttttagctTCTGAACATTTTGTTTCTGCTGAAGAGTTTCCTTGTAACGAGAACTTGTCAGAACAGCAGCAGATGTTGAAGCGATTCTCCTCTTTCTATCCCCTTTAGGGAGAGGTGAGATGTCTTTAACATACGTGAAGTGTCCTGTTTTGGGTGAGTGTCCAGGAGTCAAATTACTTTCCGGAACCGATTGCTCGTTGTCTCTTTGAGGGTCTTCGGCGTCTTCAGTTGGATGCTGCATGCTGGAGACTTCTTCTGATGCTGCGAAGTCACTGACGTTGAAGACATCTGGATCAACTGGCCAAATTCCACACTTCTTGAAACTGTTCATGGCAACTTCTATGCTTGAAGATCTCCCATATGCCTTGCAAAAGAGTTGGCTAATCTGGAATTGTGTAATGGTCATACCAGGGTGAGTGCGCATCGACTTATCGCATTCTTGGTTGAAATATGTCGATAAAGGTTTGAAGAAGCCAACGTCCAGAGGCTGGAGTCTATGTGTGGTATGTGCTGGGATTGACACCATTATCACACCACTCTTCCTGGCTAATTCAATGGCCTCTAGATTTTTTGTGTGGGTGGAATGACCATCCATTATCAACAAAACTTTCCTGTCGTTTTTTGGTTGAACGTAATCAATAAAAAATTTCAGCCATTCCACAAACACTTTAGATGTAATCCAGCCACTTTCGGTACAAGCAAATTTGGTACCTGGAGGAGCGCCTTCAGAAAGTTCCTGCTTAAATCGCAGCCTCTTGAAAATTAACATCGGTGGAATATACATTCCTAATGCACTCATACAGCACACGCACGTGGTATTTGTTCCTCTCTCTCCACTTGTTATTCCTCCAATCTGGTGTTTTCCTTTAATTCCTAGGACCTCCTGCGGTTTCTGGACCGTTGACAGACCAGTTTCGTCCATATTGAATATTGTGGTTGCATCAAAATGGTTGCTGTCAACAACAGCTGCAAGAACTTTAAAAAATGATGCGACACGTTCTCTATTGAATCCCTGAGCCCTTGCTATGGAAGTAGCTTCAGGCTGCCGCAGTGAGATTTCTGGATGACGCGACATAAATCCGTAATACCACTTATCTCCTGCCATTTTCTTGTCTTTATTAAAACGATGTGGTATGTTATTAGCTTCCGCAATCTGGTACGCTAGACGTCTTAAGTCGTTTCTTGTCAATCCGAAAAACCTTTCTTCTAGAAGAAGTACATGCTTGGCCAATTCGTCCTCTAGTGCTTTCGGAAGGTCTAAGGTTCTACCAAAAGCCTGAATGTGGTGAATAGCATTCACGTTAGTGCCATCCAATCTTCTCTTCAGTGTAGCTTTTGGTACGTTGTACGTTTTCGCAGCAGCATTCAGCCCTTGATCTCCATTTCTATATGATATTATTGCCCTCTCCATCATTCCTTCTTCCCATGCTCCATACTTTCCGCGTTTGGACATGTCCTGAAACCCATAATTTATATTACGGATATTGTGTTACGCGTGTcggtaatacaaataaataaaaagcaaatgccgttagaaattttatattaaatagtttGATTCGGATTCATGTAGATCTAATTTCACGTTTTTTTCAGCCATTAGATATGCATATTAAGTAgatacctaattttaattaagtgAACAAGAATATGGTAGAATTTTAGCTAACTAAATTATCAGATCTGCAATTATAAGTATTAATTGGAGCTTAAGTAGAAAAacaatttagttacttaaatttgAGTTTTCCTAAATTGGACCACTTGCACAACACTGGTCCAATATAGGCTAAGCAAATCCGCCATTTTACATTCTAACCCATGCAACACATACAATACCTATTGAATTTAAATGACTTACTACCATCGAAAAGAGTATAAACTGACATTTAAATTGAGAATAAATACTTACCGATTAGTTGAATCTACTCTGCTGTAGCACACTAGCCAGTCAGTCCCAAAATAACATAAAACGAACTACAATATAACTTTTCCACTCTGCACAGCGAAGCTTCACCTTGGAACTGCAAGCTTCCGGCTAGTAACTAAAAGGAAGTAATGGTACAGATATTTGCAACCAGATGGCACACCAATGCAATAGTGACGGCTCTGGGAGAAAAGTCCAATTTAGGAATTGGTCCAATATAGGAGATCTTCTCCTAATAGGCCTAGTATATTACCATGcaagttgggaagtgctttttacaaaattgaggaaaagtttgaaaaacgagcagagcaagtttttcagtttccgagattttgtaatgcatttcacaaacgtgtattgtacaacattttttgcaggatcatattttttaaattattgccaatctatatatataatttgcactggtaatggaaattacgggaaaacgactgaacggattttaataaatggcccctcattttgaagcctggaatccaaagtttttcggaaaagtagtagttttcagtgaaatgtcaattttcctacataattttcctattttccaaaatccatctgttgtcagttttgagaactaattttgtcgaatcacggccgacttgattgaatttcagaacaaaacacacactacaataaacaataggctattacacgaaggccatgacctgcaggattgccgacatatttagagctcaattcaatttgttattaaaaactgattctgcagtgtataattttctgagtatagctgtgtattggatattcaaatctacgaaacttgaggtggtttgatgacattattatcattagaaattaaatattattatagttaatatcgtgaggcatctatttttcattaattgtacataatattgatgacatgaaagtgaaacgttttgaggttatgtatgtaaatgtagagaatatcataatttagatcttcatttctataatttactgagtggctgctatatataactacaaaacttaagtaagataataatattgttattaagaatcaaatatttttatacttattaaaccagtggggttgggtctttttcatatacttaatggcggtgtagtgtagatattgatatgtgtcattgtcttcagtattggctcgacaaagcgcaaaaattacagttcctaaggaaagatcaaaaggtattacttactgataaaataagaggcctagaaaattttgtagtctccagatcatttcagcaagatctcttagtaggataaaatgattttacgctctacatttcaagttctacatgcagcagctatacgaaaatgctgttgttcgaaagcttagcaaacctgacatttttttaacttttgcctacaatccacaatgacctgaaatagctactgctatcgtcctggcattgatacttgcgtttttgcgttgaaactcaaaaactgaagttggataggttcaagagaaagtatttggcctaaaaaaatccattcagagggagtatgtttcattattatggaagcaaataactatcaaaagacaagtattcttcattgaaaataaatctgaaaattttttatttgaacgtctaacgaacttagtttgcagcagcatttgctgcacaagccactagtataatatattTTCCATTGAACATTTAGAGCAGTATTATTCCAAAGCGTTCAcaaaactgtactgtaatggtaactaagtaataataattggACTGTAATggttctatttcagtatagttttatgttatgaagaattctttctctagcaacaagtttctgtgggggaattctaactttcaaggtctaacaacaatagctgtgacTAGGCCTACAACagaaaacacgatcgtgcaaaaagaaACGTTAGTACATCAGATTTGAACTGGGAaagtttattttttgtatttcattttttatattgtaagatTTTAACCTACAACCGTCAAAAGATGAAGGAATACAACCCGAAAACATAACACCAAACGGCAGACCCTACCTAAAAAAATGCAACTCGAAAGTATTGGAAACATTCGTTTCGATTCAGAACGGAGTAAGagcagtcgtttttagacatcGACTCATATTTGCAGCGTTATGGATGCTTTCCTTATGTCACTTTATAGAAACACTGGTTGTATGCACTTAAGACGAGCCCGTTGGGTGTCATACGGCcgatgggctggtacacctcattcgcATTCATCCGAAAATTCGGAGAACACAATAGGCCACTGTTGAGTCGACGTGCTGAAGGGTCATCCCTAACCCTTGCCACCCAATACTAgactactactacaataataaGCCCTTTCTGTACACCAAGGCACGCGACGTCGTGTCCCTGTGTAGAAACTGAGAATCCACTATCTGGTTATAAATATAGCGACCCGTCCCGCGCCACCGTAGCTGGGTGGTTTAAGGCGTAATTCCTTGGATTAGCTCTATAGTGAGAGCTAGTTCGAGCTCTCATGGGTGAAGAAATATGTTAATGAAATTTCCTCCTGTGTTTGGGACCAGTGCCCGCTTACCAACATGATTTTGATTTGGTGAACTAGGGTAACTAAGGGTAAATGAGGTCAAAAGtaacaaatccttaattttattgttaatttcataatatattgcaCTCATAACATATCATTAGTTACTGCCATATGTAAGTAATACttccccaaaaatgtttcttttttactctaaactatttatctgtacatgaactgaaatatttcactgcagtgaccCTTTTTACCCTTCTATATCAGGATATGTGAGGTCAGTGTTTAGGGGACATCGGATCacatttttttccctctatatacctgCACGCAACGTTAAAGTCAATATTAAATTGATTTGACACTTTGCACAttccacaaacaaacactgttttcttttctgcgccaacatatttttcatggtaccaTTATTCTGATTTGCCTTAGCACTGAATCCATTCTTCTAATTTTGCTGAGCGATGGTCACTGTACCTTATGCCGCAAAAGCCACACATCGTGTCATTTTATTTCCGAAATTCAGCAAGAAAATCGGAACCTGCCATTCGGGTtcctttagaaaaattgtttatagGCTATTATTTGACTCCGCAAAATCAAAAGCAACATGACGAACTATGTTGCAGTCTAACCCAAAACCACATGCATACTTTTTCaaaattctagaaaaaaaatcattttcttgttctggagAAAACGCAGTTTGACGGCCTTTATTTTTCAAAGGGTTGTCCTGGCCACTTTGAAGACGTCGTTGCAGACATGAATGAGGAACTCCAAACAACTCAGCAGCATGACGTTGGCTTCTTCCCTCACGAAATGCTTCTGCATGTTCTCAGTCCACAAATTTGACGTTTTCCTCTTATATTTATCCATTCTCTTATATTTATCCATCTgtcacaaagaaatgaaaatagacACTTAATTTGAGTGGACTGATTTTAAACATATTGACCCTACTTGACCGATATTACTGACCCTATTTAACCCAAATTTAGAACTTTTTTACTGAATACTGATTCGACGAAGGCGTTAATAGCCATAATCTCTTCTAAAATGTTTAAACTTAATATTGAAAGTTAATCGCACAGATTCTCTGCAATAATCGTTGTAAAATAGTAAAGAAACGttaaagcattatttaaaatgtataaaatattcttaACTCAGCTTTATATTCTCTCTGTTCTTTTGTCAACACAAAGAATACtcacaccagctagcatcaatggcactcaacgtgtacaggaagttctcttcctgaccagtagaTGGTAGCACTTGCTTGAACTGGTATGGAGGCCGGGttttgaaattgacccgatttaACATCTGACCCAATTTAGACTGTTACCCTATAGTCgctagcgaaatctggttacgagATGATTCCGAATATACGCCATAAgagtacctgacattcgccttatagctGGGGAAAAACTCGAAATTAAACCAAACCAGGTAACCACCCCAAATGGTATTCGAACCCAGCTCTCGGAGAACGAGTTGCGCTTGCTAGCTCTGGGCCTAGGATCACACTGGTGGCATGGTATCTCCTAAGAAATGCACCTTATTGTCTCCTCTGTTATTACTGGAATGgcggcagggttgccagattttagatataCCAAAGAGGCACatcttttctttattatatacaacacttacgttttgttttaaaaaagaaaggaTTAAAAATTATCCGTCTACATGCTGTTGAAGTGACTAATATGAATCCCAAAACTGCAATTTTAATAAGAGTTTATAagggaattcgggggaatatgggcacgtggggaatatgggcaatattaagttttcatgtcaAAACTCTTGCAAagaattatgtttcttcgctaataacggttagtataaagtgagagtatcgtaatggttgctgtacgatgcgcgctatgcagtactgtctcgtattgttgttaaaacagccatctaaatcgtgagtattgacttccaagtatactaaaatttcacaatacttattttagatatgttatatgcaggagattacacatgaactttagaaaatagtttaaatctaatagtatacatacGAAATACACATCTTTAACTGCCGTTTTATTGCGTCAGAAGTTGTTTTCTGAATAGTTTACGGTAGTGCCAACTGTTCAAAGTAAACCCTACATGTCGgggtaatatgggcgctaatgttcgggggaatatgggcaagcattacaGTTCATGAAAATTactcttcaatcttgatgaaaatggcctacaaatgattacaagagcgaaagatgtcattgCACCCAAAGCACACAAAGTGGTGCATTGCATTTGCTCTAAAGAAAAGGGAAAAACCATTACCATTGTGGCCTgcttcaatgcagcagggaactacttttctccaagtatcattataaatcgagtgaggacaataatgactgaaagaagaGCTGCCTGGTGTCAGTAAGTTGTACTCCAACAAGCAGTCTGCCTACATTAATGGAGATACGAGGtataatcattaaattccgagacctgtcccataagtggaaataaaactaCCTCATTTAAATATGGCTGCCATCACCTTCAAGGTAGTCCGCTTGAGCAGCTATATACTGATCCTAGCGTGTCTGCCgtttttggaatgcctcctggaagtcgcgttcttgaagcctggcaagcaccttctgcgattcgcgttggatctcctccacagtgCTAAAACGGTGATcctttagcttgaatttcatcttcggaaaaaaaaaagtcgcaggtggccaaatctggtgaatactggggtgaggaacgacgaccatctCATTAAGAGTGCAAGactggagtgttgcgagagctctgtgagctggagcagtgtcgtcatggagcatccatttgttctttgtccagAGCTGTAGTCATTCATATTCAAAATGTAtgtgaggatcattatgcacaatttgtcgaattttttcgacattttcgctGTGTTGCACGTGCGTGGTCGACCTGGCATCTCGTCGTCCTTCAGCGATGTTTTGCCATTTCTGAAGCACGAGTGCCACTCGAAACATCTCGCCTGAAtcactgcttcattcccgtaggcttgcttcaacattccatgggttacggttgccgatttcccaaagaatttgacgttggCTCTCTGCTTCAATTCCGAGTCCATCGCATTTCGCAAGtgcgcggatgcacgtgctaacaaaaccttgtgtaacataGGTTTCAATGAAGAGAGCGCTTCGAAACTTCGTATCACGTCTTTTCAAGGTCTTCTAATGTCACTGGTGCGCACGCGTGTTaatcacgtgatcccttcgcccacagcagacaaaatctcggaatttaatgatcacacctcgtatattttttctcaataatcaagaacttcgttgcttatttcaacatcagtaagcatgcacctgcaattttgatagtagatgcacgtgattcacatagttgtaatcctgacactcttaactttgcagtagaaaatggattatgtatgttttgtcttcctccacacaccacaGCCTAGCTTCAATCAGTAGATAGTGGTCTGTTTGGTCTtctgaagaaagcttacaacagtagtgctacagctttcttcaggcaacataggagacattttacgaaggtcgagtttgcttccattgtcaaagaagcatggaacagatgtgtcaatgtatgtctgCTGTAAATGTCTTCCGAGCTTGAGGCCCTTTTTCACTGCACATgagtgtcattcctgattatgctttacattggcactgcagcatcaggtgacaaacctacaattcatacaattccttcaactgattcaaatgtattagaatctccaaacgtcattcTTCGCCAAAGAGTCGCATCATCTGCCAAAGGCGTTACGCAataaccatcacaaattgcatatacaatatataatatagttaatacagttatattttcaagtattttaagtgtttttcacttctttcagttgaatatgattcacatcattaatgcccattttacccccacactcgggggaatatgggcaaaacacattaacttgcattttccagttttacttgtATACAATTAGGAGTAAGCAGTTAGGATTgttatataatatagctaaatagttaagaaacatatcccagctgtaaaattatttattagagaaaCCCGAGACATATTGCACCTGAAATAGTACTAAGGTGCCCATATTTCCCCGACTCCCTTATTGTAGGTAAAGgtttccaagtacaaaacaatatttatctggctaacttacagcaaaataaaaattgttttgtactaGTACATCACGTTTCTCTCTCAATTTTCTGGAGagcttgtggcaataatatgtcatgccaaattattaacttaatgacttaataATAGTTCTGCCTCATAGATTTTCAAAGCTGTTTATTATAGATTGTAAAGAacaaattccaaaagatggcATCACATgcacaaaatacattaaattttaatgtttattaattgattacaatgTCATAAAATTTatcgatatttaaattcatatttattttctgacTTACCATATCAGTGCTCCAAACCCACcatttgaaatacagtatatattttcggagtttatattatagatatttatCACTGGACTTCAGTATTTTCAACAAacttttttccattttctatACCAAGCATTTCTGATGtatgtctctttttaaatgtttagaaatatcatattcaccactgCCTTCGGTgtcacaaaccttacacttgccaaaatattcgcTTTTTGCTATGTGCAAACTcacattgttaagaaaattaatttaaatttaatgtaattatttagaccTAGAAGAAAACAATTACTATGTAATACAAGTGTTGTTAATTTTCTGaaggagggactttttgcgtcccgcctcgaatcgaagcgggactcgggatttttatatgaaaattgagaCATGTCCTGCCAAATCGGgatatctggcaaccctgaatgGCGGTaagaatcagtggcggctcctgcttatttcttaagaggaggaaagaagttaacagctcaaaatgataccttcttgaatgaaacatgctacaaattagcctacatgcatacatataagaccaggtagtgttggggttggccttcccttctgtatagcaataatctgttcttgtaaactgagtttcctaaattttacaaaatatattattatgttttcacttccattcattattgaataattgcacaaattaacaattacaaggaaattcacaacctctcAGCATttctcgcgcacactacagcatcacacatgttggaagagactatagctactaacacgtaatcggaaccgttttacggatatgggaatgggaaataatctgaggaaagcgagaacactgcacccaaccacgtggtctgtgtcgccacatgtacattttacaagatcagtatcacatgcttttgaagaatgtcaggtcttatggctgttgccctgtctagtagacaatgaatggaagtgaatttcaggggccaaaagacctgcgatactaacgtagaactaactacttcctctttgttttatataaacctaaCTTTATCCTTGAAAGATacaaaccatgaatagtaacctttataaaatgcaatgaataatatttatttataattaaaaaaaaagtttatatggtatctttcatagctttgcgttaaaactgtttttattgtgtctcctcctagacgtgttatagtctggttgaatgcaaaatcgttagatggcagcggtagcgagcttgctgcatgactagtcggtttctatttcccgcccatgcgctgattcagaggaggatctcctccctctccgttcatttacttgctttaaaactctgcttctttc includes the following:
- the LOC138716460 gene encoding uncharacterized protein, yielding MSKRGKYGAWEEGMMERAIISYRNGDQGLNAAAKTYNVPKATLKRRLDGTNVNAIHHIQAFGRTLDLPKALEDELAKHVLLLEERFFGLTRNDLRRLAYQIAEANNIPHRFNKDKKMAGDKWYYGFMSRHPEISLRQPEATSIARAQGFNRERVASFFKVLAAVVDSNHFDATTIFNMDETGLSTVQKPQEVLGIKGKHQIGGITSGERGTNTTCVCCMSALGMYIPPMLIFKRLRFKQELSEGAPPGTKFACTESGWITSKVFVEWLKFFIDYVQPKNDRKVLLIMDGHSTHTKNLEAIELARKSGVIMVSIPAHTTHRLQPLDVGFFKPLSTYFNQECDKSMRTHPGMTITQFQISQLFCKAYGRSSSIEVAMNSFKKCGIWPVDPDVFNVSDFAASEEVSSMQHPTEDAEDPQRDNEQSVPESNLTPGHSPKTGHFTYVKDISPLPKGDRKRRIASTSAAVLTSSRYKETLQQKQNVQKLKKVKKLNVVSEEEEKKKKKQHGTANSAIQVEPEI